The following are from one region of the Gloeomargarita lithophora Alchichica-D10 genome:
- a CDS encoding type II toxin-antitoxin system Phd/YefM family antitoxin yields the protein METVNIHQAKTNLSRLLSRVERGEEIVISNRGIPIAKLVPFRTSLDRQSSLGQDRGKFIVPDDFNAPLPEEILVAFEGSTE from the coding sequence ATGGAAACTGTGAATATCCATCAGGCTAAGACCAACCTTTCTCGGTTATTGTCTCGTGTAGAACGCGGAGAGGAAATCGTTATTTCAAACCGAGGCATTCCAATTGCTAAGCTGGTTCCGTTTCGGACATCCTTAGATCGACAGTCTAGCTTGGGACAAGATCGGGGAAAATTCATTGTGCCAGACGACTTTAATGCTCCTCTGCCAGAAGAGATTTTGGTTGCATTTGAGGGCAGTACAGAGTGA
- a CDS encoding type II toxin-antitoxin system VapC family toxin, with the protein MRLLLDTQCWLWWFAQPEKLRGNVIEQIANESNEVWFSVASIWEMGIKVSIGKLPLPEPIDDYISTRMTQLGARSLEVNASHALRGAALPLHHRDPFDRMLIAQAQIENMTLVSADSTFNQYEVSLLWATSS; encoded by the coding sequence GTGAGGCTTTTACTAGATACACAATGCTGGTTATGGTGGTTTGCTCAACCAGAAAAGTTAAGGGGGAATGTAATTGAACAAATTGCGAATGAAAGCAATGAAGTGTGGTTTTCTGTTGCCAGTATTTGGGAGATGGGAATTAAGGTTTCAATCGGTAAGTTGCCACTGCCTGAACCCATAGATGATTATATTTCTACTCGCATGACTCAACTGGGAGCTAGATCGTTAGAGGTCAATGCTTCTCATGCTTTGCGGGGGGCTGCATTACCTTTACATCATCGTGATCCTTTTGACAGAATGCTGATTGCACAAGCTCAGATAGAAAACATGACACTTGTGAGTGCGGATTCAACATTTAATCAATATGAAGTCTCTTTACTCTGGGCAACTAGTTCCTAG
- the secY gene encoding preprotein translocase subunit SecY produces the protein MDVTRGKTPTAQETFAQMAQAAGLRGRILVTLGILMLARLGIFIPVPGIDRAAFAASIAQNPVIGFLDIFAGGGLSTLGIFALGILPYINASIILQILAAAVPALERLQKEEGEAGRRKISQITRYVALGWAILQSTLLASTWVRPFAYNFGLLFVVKTALVLTAGSMFVLWLGELVTERGIGNGASLLIFVSIVSGLPVSINRTTEWIKSGGNVGSVVILLLSFLAMIVGIVFVQEGIRRIPIVSARRQVGRKFYREQQSYLPLRLNQGNVMPIIFASAMLVVPASLAQFTANPALIQVATYLSPTGPLPVLYVLFYLTLILMFSYFYTSLVMNPVDVAQNLKKMGSSIPGIRPGKATSEYLEKVLNRLTFLGAVFLGLVAILPTAVESGTRVTTFQGFGATSLLIIVGVAIDTAKQVQTFVISQRYEGMVKQ, from the coding sequence ATGGATGTGACACGGGGTAAAACGCCCACGGCGCAAGAAACCTTTGCCCAAATGGCGCAAGCCGCCGGATTGCGGGGGCGGATTTTGGTGACCTTGGGAATTTTAATGCTGGCTCGGTTGGGAATTTTTATCCCCGTACCGGGCATTGACCGCGCCGCTTTTGCAGCAAGTATTGCCCAAAATCCGGTGATTGGTTTCCTCGACATTTTCGCCGGGGGTGGTTTGTCAACGTTGGGAATTTTTGCCCTGGGGATTTTGCCTTACATCAATGCTTCGATTATTTTGCAAATTCTGGCGGCGGCGGTACCGGCTTTGGAGCGTTTACAAAAGGAAGAAGGGGAGGCGGGTCGCCGGAAAATTTCCCAGATTACCCGCTATGTGGCCTTGGGTTGGGCGATTTTGCAAAGTACGCTTTTGGCGAGTACTTGGGTGCGCCCCTTTGCCTACAATTTTGGCCTTTTGTTCGTGGTAAAAACCGCTCTGGTGTTGACCGCCGGTTCCATGTTTGTGCTGTGGTTGGGTGAGTTGGTAACCGAGCGGGGGATTGGCAATGGGGCTTCTTTATTGATTTTTGTGAGTATTGTGTCGGGTTTGCCCGTATCAATTAACCGCACTACGGAGTGGATAAAAAGTGGCGGCAATGTGGGCAGTGTGGTGATTTTACTGCTGTCTTTTTTGGCGATGATCGTGGGGATTGTGTTTGTCCAGGAGGGCATCCGCCGCATTCCAATTGTGTCCGCTCGCAGACAGGTGGGACGCAAGTTTTACCGGGAACAACAAAGCTATTTACCCCTGCGGTTGAACCAGGGGAATGTGATGCCGATTATTTTTGCTTCAGCGATGTTGGTGGTGCCTGCTTCCCTGGCGCAATTTACTGCTAATCCGGCTCTCATCCAGGTGGCGACCTATCTTTCTCCCACCGGGCCACTGCCGGTGCTTTATGTGTTGTTTTATCTAACCCTAATTTTGATGTTCAGCTACTTCTACACCAGCCTGGTGATGAACCCGGTGGATGTGGCCCAAAACCTGAAAAAAATGGGTTCCAGTATTCCCGGCATTCGCCCTGGTAAGGCCACGAGTGAGTACTTGGAAAAAGTGCTGAATCGGCTCACATTTTTGGGCGCAGTTTTCCTGGGTTTGGTAGCCATTTTACCCACGGCGGTGGAGAGTGGCACCCGGGTGACTACCTTTCAGGGGTTCGGGGCGACTTCGTTGTTAATTATCGTCGGGGTGGCGATTGATACGGCCAAACAAGTGCAAACTTTTGTGATTTCCCAACGCTACGAAGGCATGGTCAAACAGTAG
- the nadC gene encoding carboxylating nicotinate-nucleotide diphosphorylase: MVASPADSVAGLPWFLLDDTLKSWLSEDLGRGDQTTLGLGSHRCGRGVWQAKAPGVVAGLPVAARLFHWVDAGVVFAPEVAEGTLVQAGQAVAKLQGTTASLLMGERVALNIVMRLSGIASLTRQYVDLLKGTGVQVVDTRKTTPGLRLLEKYAIRVGGGINHRLGLDDAVLVKENHIAAAGGITLAVQAIRQRIPHPLGLEIEVEAITQIPEVLACQPQRILLDNMTPELLTQAVILIRKTHPHIKIEASGNVTLANLLTVAATGVDYIATSAPITQARWL, encoded by the coding sequence ATGGTTGCATCTCCTGCCGACTCCGTGGCCGGTTTGCCCTGGTTTTTGCTAGATGATACCCTAAAATCCTGGTTGTCCGAAGATTTGGGGCGGGGCGATCAGACAACGTTGGGTTTGGGGAGCCACCGTTGCGGTCGGGGGGTATGGCAAGCCAAAGCTCCAGGCGTAGTGGCCGGTCTGCCGGTGGCGGCTCGCCTGTTTCACTGGGTAGATGCGGGGGTGGTGTTTGCCCCGGAGGTGGCGGAAGGAACTCTGGTACAGGCCGGTCAAGCGGTGGCAAAGTTGCAGGGGACAACGGCTTCCCTGTTGATGGGAGAGCGGGTAGCTCTGAATATCGTCATGCGTTTGAGCGGCATTGCCAGCCTCACCCGGCAGTACGTTGACCTGCTCAAAGGCACGGGAGTCCAAGTGGTGGATACCCGTAAGACCACGCCGGGACTGCGTTTGCTAGAAAAGTATGCCATCCGGGTAGGGGGGGGCATCAACCACCGTTTGGGCTTGGATGATGCGGTTTTGGTCAAGGAAAATCATATTGCCGCCGCCGGGGGCATTACTCTAGCAGTACAGGCGATTCGGCAACGGATTCCCCACCCTTTGGGGTTAGAAATTGAGGTGGAAGCGATAACGCAAATTCCTGAAGTCTTGGCCTGTCAACCCCAGCGAATTTTGTTGGATAATATGACCCCGGAATTATTAACTCAAGCGGTTATTTTGATCCGCAAAACCCATCCCCACATTAAAATTGAAGCCTCAGGAAATGTAACTTTAGCTAATTTATTGACTGTCGCCGCTACGGGAGTGGATTACATTGCCACCAGTGCGCCAATTACCCAGGCACGGTGGTTGGA
- a CDS encoding ABC transporter ATP-binding protein: WEITLRSRHQQTQRAIAKILSLPLDFYDTHNPGRIAGRVARGLSNHTWTYPDIAGLMLPKMVRVLGIVVVMTWLEWRMALFMFCSFIFILSFSFRKLSYLIKKEQSVDVHQENTESRTSELITNIKTVKAFATEAWELKRQTERLSRELKFVIHKIHLGYVYLATYQRTIVQSCLFFILGFTLTETMAGRISLGHFVTLYTIASMGYAEIEPMSNLLEVLARRYASMVRFHEFLALPDAPDSQPLLLPKRQINLHYTPYQFTGKISLENLEFRYHPKRPVLQEINLLIQPYETIALVGRSGSGKSTLIKLLLRYFSPQKGRILMDGEDIQNLEVTGYRRRLAVVHQEVDVFNGTLLDNLTYGYPQATRTEVAAACAIARVDEFIDLLPQKYYTLVGERGVRLSGGQRQRIGIARALLVQPDVLIFDEATSSLDYESERAIQRAMAQIQGERTTIIIAHRLSTVREANRIVVLDQGRIVEVGNHQELIQGEGIYHRLHALQASGDLL; the protein is encoded by the coding sequence ACTGGGAAATTACCCTGCGTTCCCGGCATCAACAAACCCAACGGGCGATTGCCAAAATTTTAAGCCTGCCCTTGGATTTTTATGACACCCACAACCCCGGACGGATTGCGGGGCGGGTCGCCCGGGGTTTATCCAATCACACTTGGACTTATCCCGATATTGCGGGTCTGATGCTCCCCAAAATGGTACGGGTATTGGGAATTGTGGTGGTGATGACTTGGTTGGAATGGCGCATGGCACTCTTCATGTTTTGTTCGTTTATTTTTATTCTGAGTTTTAGTTTTCGTAAATTAAGCTATTTGATTAAAAAAGAACAATCCGTAGATGTGCATCAAGAAAATACAGAAAGTCGTACTTCAGAGTTGATTACCAATATCAAAACGGTAAAAGCCTTCGCTACAGAAGCCTGGGAACTGAAACGCCAAACCGAACGGTTGAGTAGGGAACTGAAATTTGTAATTCATAAAATTCACCTAGGCTATGTCTATCTAGCAACCTATCAACGCACAATCGTCCAAAGTTGTTTATTCTTTATCCTGGGATTCACCCTGACCGAGACGATGGCGGGACGGATTTCCCTAGGGCATTTTGTCACCCTATACACCATTGCCAGTATGGGTTATGCGGAAATTGAACCCATGAGTAATTTGCTAGAGGTGTTAGCCCGGCGGTATGCCTCAATGGTGCGGTTCCACGAATTTCTTGCCCTACCCGATGCCCCCGACTCCCAACCTTTACTTTTACCCAAGCGGCAAATCAATTTACACTATACACCCTACCAGTTTACGGGTAAAATCAGCCTGGAAAATTTAGAGTTTCGCTATCATCCAAAGCGACCGGTTTTACAGGAAATTAATTTACTTATTCAACCCTACGAAACCATTGCTTTAGTGGGACGTTCAGGGTCGGGAAAATCCACGTTAATTAAGTTACTATTACGATATTTTAGCCCGCAAAAAGGGCGAATTTTAATGGATGGGGAGGACATTCAAAATTTGGAAGTAACCGGTTATCGTCGTCGTCTGGCCGTAGTGCATCAAGAAGTGGATGTATTTAATGGGACGTTGCTGGATAATTTGACCTATGGCTATCCCCAAGCTACTAGGACAGAAGTAGCAGCGGCCTGTGCCATCGCCCGGGTAGATGAATTTATTGATTTATTGCCCCAGAAATACTATACGCTTGTGGGGGAACGGGGGGTGCGTTTATCGGGGGGACAACGGCAAAGAATTGGCATTGCCCGGGCATTATTGGTGCAACCGGATGTGTTGATTTTCGATGAAGCAACTTCTAGTTTAGACTACGAATCGGAACGGGCGATTCAACGGGCAATGGCACAAATTCAAGGCGAAAGAACGACTATAATTATTGCCCACCGTCTGAGTACCGTGCGGGAAGCCAATCGGATTGTGGTTTTGGATCAAGGGCGAATTGTGGAGGTGGGTAATCATCAGGAATTGATTCAAGGTGAAGGGATTTATCATCGCCTACACGCCCTGCAAGCATCGGGGGATTTGCTGTGA